Proteins co-encoded in one Lysobacter solisilvae genomic window:
- a CDS encoding pseudouridine synthase, with translation MRLNKHISDTGFCSRREADRLVAEGRVTVNGLRARVGAEVGEGDEVLVDGQKLAVRTAAKGQRKHVYIALNKPVGIVCTTESGVKDNIVDFVGHDKRIFPIGRLDKDSEGLILLTSNGDIVNEILRAENKLEKEYLVAVNHAVTDEFLRGMSRGVPLHGQTTLPCRTGKLGRFGFRIVLVQGLNRQIRLMAAHFGLRVKQLIRVRIGNVKLAHLKVGQWRNLTDAELRGLLPQRTEW, from the coding sequence ATGCGATTGAACAAGCACATCAGCGACACCGGTTTCTGCTCCCGGCGCGAGGCCGACCGCCTCGTCGCCGAGGGCCGGGTCACGGTCAACGGCCTGCGGGCCCGCGTCGGCGCCGAGGTCGGCGAGGGCGACGAGGTCCTGGTCGACGGCCAGAAGCTGGCGGTGCGCACCGCGGCCAAGGGCCAGCGCAAGCACGTGTACATCGCGCTCAACAAGCCGGTCGGCATCGTCTGCACGACCGAGTCGGGTGTGAAGGACAACATCGTCGACTTCGTCGGCCACGACAAGCGGATCTTCCCGATCGGACGGCTGGACAAGGATTCCGAAGGCCTGATCCTGCTCACCAGCAACGGCGACATCGTCAACGAGATCCTGCGCGCCGAGAACAAGCTGGAAAAGGAATACCTGGTGGCGGTCAACCACGCGGTCACCGACGAATTCCTGCGCGGCATGAGCCGCGGCGTTCCGCTGCATGGCCAGACCACGCTGCCGTGCCGGACCGGCAAGCTGGGGCGCTTCGGGTTCCGCATCGTGCTGGTGCAGGGGCTCAACCGGCAGATCCGGTTGATGGCCGCGCACTTCGGCCTGCGCGTGAAACAGCTGATCCGCGTGCGCATCGGCAACGTCAAGCTCGCGCACCTCAAGGTCGGACAATGGCGCAACCTCACCGACGCCGAGCTGCGCGGCCTGCTGCCGCAACGCACGGAGTGGTAG
- a CDS encoding glycerophosphodiester phosphodiesterase family protein, with protein MTAASHAPDAHGLIVIGHRGASGYRPEHTLESYRLAIRQGADFIEPDLVATRDGVLVARHENEISGTTDVARHPRFAHLRTTKTVDGRSVTGWFTEDFTLAELRTLRARERIPDVRSANARFDGLYPIPTFAEIVRLARAHSSPHRRIGVYPETKHPTYFAREGRHIDGTPIGICLGAALIRTLVEEGFTDPAQVYIQSFEIENLLELQRTLMPAAGVRFPLVQLYGELASSMPHDLRWHLAQGDDLRAVYGTLVDAVGGGLGPATRYAHLATAPALDWLKKHYASGIGPWKGNLLPHGATVIVADGCGGVDVSSCHADRVHPMLADALALGLLVHPYTLRAEARYLNQTATGPQLVQGRSHAAVRPRGAGLFHRPARRGRRRARALPGARPCRPPRAVRPGSRLIQHVERFVDGFVDDLVEQGLAAEPPAPWATVHLFDVGAGPVEQLDEEQRHHRAEQRSQRTQDAHRPAQRAHAPRRAGGQRRLARATPAHRVDRQRDRARQPEQRQGHPGQHEVAQHAQDGRTGGRGSAWQGRSKCLPGL; from the coding sequence GTGACCGCCGCTTCGCACGCCCCGGATGCGCATGGCCTGATCGTCATCGGTCACCGGGGTGCGAGTGGCTATCGGCCCGAACACACGTTGGAGTCGTATCGGCTGGCCATCCGCCAGGGGGCGGATTTCATCGAGCCCGACCTGGTGGCCACGCGCGACGGCGTGCTGGTCGCGCGCCACGAGAACGAGATATCGGGCACCACCGACGTCGCGCGCCATCCGCGGTTCGCGCACCTGCGCACGACCAAGACGGTCGACGGCCGATCGGTCACCGGCTGGTTCACCGAAGACTTCACCCTGGCCGAACTGCGCACGCTGCGGGCGCGCGAGCGCATTCCCGACGTGCGGTCCGCCAACGCGCGCTTCGACGGCCTGTACCCGATACCCACGTTCGCCGAGATCGTCCGCCTCGCCAGGGCGCACAGCAGCCCACACCGACGCATCGGGGTGTATCCGGAAACCAAGCACCCGACGTATTTCGCCCGCGAAGGGCGCCATATTGACGGCACGCCGATCGGGATCTGCCTGGGCGCGGCACTGATCCGGACACTGGTCGAGGAAGGCTTCACCGACCCCGCGCAGGTCTACATCCAGAGCTTCGAGATCGAGAACCTGCTGGAACTGCAGCGCACGCTGATGCCCGCGGCGGGCGTGCGGTTTCCGCTGGTGCAGTTGTATGGCGAGCTGGCGTCGTCGATGCCGCATGACCTGCGCTGGCACCTGGCGCAGGGCGACGATTTGCGCGCGGTGTACGGCACCCTGGTCGATGCCGTCGGAGGCGGCCTGGGGCCGGCGACGCGTTACGCGCACCTGGCCACCGCGCCGGCGCTGGACTGGCTGAAGAAGCACTACGCCAGCGGCATCGGGCCGTGGAAGGGCAACCTGCTGCCGCACGGGGCCACCGTCATCGTGGCCGATGGCTGCGGCGGCGTCGATGTGTCGTCGTGTCACGCCGATCGGGTCCACCCGATGCTGGCCGACGCATTGGCCCTGGGCCTGCTCGTCCACCCCTACACGCTGCGCGCCGAAGCGCGCTATCTCAACCAGACGGCCACGGGCCCGCAGCTGGTCCAGGGACGAAGCCATGCAGCTGTACGGCCTCGGGGTGCAGGGCTTTTTCATCGACCAGCCCGACGAGGGCGTCGCCGCGCGCGAGCGCTTCCTGGCGCTCGACCCTGCCGGCCGCCGCGCGCCGTCCGGCCAGGCAGCCGGTTAATCCAGCACGTCGAGCGCTTCGTCGACGGCTTCGTCGACGACCTCGTCGAACAAGGCCTCGCGGCTGAACCACCGGCGCCGTGGGCGACCGTGCACCTGTTTGATGTCGGCGCCGGCCCAGTAGAACAACTGGACGAAGAACAGCGTCACCACCGCGCAGAACAGCGAAGCCAGCGCACCCAGGATGCCCACCGACCAGCCCAGCGCGCACACGCCCCACGACGCGCCGGCGGCCAGCGGCGCCTCGCCCGTGCAACCCCAGCCCATCGCGTAGACCGACAGCGCGATCGCGCCCGCCAGCCCGAGCAGCGACAGGGCCACCCAGGCCAGCACGAGGTTGCGCAGCACGCGCAGGACGGGAGAACGGGGGGGCGAGGGTCGGCATGGCAGGGGCGGTCGAAGTGTCTGCCTGGATTGTAG
- a CDS encoding rhomboid family intramembrane serine protease, with protein MFTFALIVLTVVVSWQAFERPRLLQRLILWPPAIDRQHQYDRLLTHGFLHADWSHLLFNMITLYFFGRMIEQFMTAVAGPVVFPLFYLSAIVVAILPTYLRHRHDPHYSSLGASGAVSAVLFAFILLEPWSLIFIPVPVPAVLYAIGYVAYSFWKDRQGGGNINHSAHLSGAIYGVLFMLAMDQRIGTHFLNRLMNPSFG; from the coding sequence ATGTTCACCTTCGCCCTCATCGTCCTGACCGTTGTCGTGTCCTGGCAGGCCTTCGAGCGGCCCCGGCTGCTGCAGCGCCTGATCCTGTGGCCGCCGGCGATCGATCGCCAGCACCAGTACGACCGCCTGCTCACGCACGGCTTCCTGCATGCGGACTGGTCGCACCTGCTGTTCAACATGATCACGCTGTACTTCTTCGGCCGCATGATCGAGCAGTTCATGACCGCCGTGGCCGGGCCGGTGGTGTTTCCGCTGTTCTATCTCTCGGCGATAGTCGTCGCGATCCTGCCGACCTACCTGCGCCACCGGCATGATCCGCACTACAGCAGCCTGGGCGCTTCCGGCGCGGTGTCGGCAGTGCTGTTCGCCTTCATCCTGCTGGAACCCTGGTCGCTGATCTTCATCCCCGTGCCGGTGCCCGCGGTGCTGTACGCGATCGGCTACGTCGCCTATTCGTTCTGGAAGGACCGGCAGGGCGGCGGCAACATCAACCACAGCGCGCACCTGTCCGGTGCGATCTATGGCGTGCTCTTCATGCTGGCCATGGACCAGCGCATCGGCACGCACTTCCTCAACCGGCTGATGAATCCCAGCTTCGGGTGA
- a CDS encoding DUF1501 domain-containing protein yields the protein MSFSRREFLKGCCASTVLGAGGKPLMIFAGDAGKLAANPHDTIVHVFLRGGIDGLNLVVPIDGVDRGHYEQARPNLAIDASGTYGALPLTLANGAATGFGLHPSATGLRDLWAAQRMAIVHGSGLPEATRSHFDAQLYIDLGTPGAKGGNSGWMTRAWNMQPGATGTENMPSLGVNSRQPVSLLGSTKALVMADPDDFALDSGAWAWQRTRGDSPAGLRGVNETLAAMWAGQTPLEISGQGADRALKVIATQPYGTLPAGWPTGGFAQQLWTVAQSIQFNLGLRYATLDLGGWDTHDGQGTAGSGWNYYQNKISELSAALTAFHAALDASGHIGRVTVVVQSEFGRRVRANAAGGTDHGYGNPLLVLGGPVNGRRFYGTWSGLDPEVLSPYYGDVPVTTDYRRVLSELLVRRMGNPYLGHVFPGYAGYSPLGIVQGTDLAIKSGLHPATAAPSAIARPGRRALPVHRDDALERFWKFLQFLMSRV from the coding sequence ATGAGTTTCAGTCGACGCGAATTCCTCAAGGGCTGCTGCGCCAGCACGGTGCTGGGCGCCGGCGGCAAGCCGCTGATGATCTTCGCCGGCGACGCCGGCAAGCTGGCCGCCAACCCGCACGACACGATCGTGCATGTCTTCCTGCGCGGCGGCATCGACGGCCTCAACCTGGTCGTGCCGATCGACGGTGTCGATCGTGGCCACTACGAGCAGGCCCGCCCCAACCTGGCCATCGACGCCAGCGGCACCTACGGCGCCCTGCCCCTGACGCTGGCCAACGGCGCGGCCACCGGCTTCGGCCTGCATCCGTCGGCCACCGGCCTGCGCGACCTGTGGGCCGCCCAGCGCATGGCGATCGTGCACGGCTCGGGCCTGCCCGAAGCCACGCGCAGCCATTTCGACGCCCAGCTCTACATCGACCTGGGCACGCCCGGCGCGAAGGGCGGCAACAGCGGCTGGATGACCCGCGCCTGGAACATGCAGCCCGGCGCGACCGGCACCGAGAACATGCCCTCGCTGGGCGTCAACAGCCGCCAGCCGGTGTCGCTGCTGGGCTCGACCAAGGCCCTGGTGATGGCCGACCCGGACGATTTCGCGCTCGATTCGGGCGCCTGGGCGTGGCAGCGCACGCGCGGCGACTCGCCCGCGGGCCTGCGCGGCGTCAACGAAACCCTCGCCGCGATGTGGGCGGGCCAGACGCCGCTGGAAATCAGCGGCCAGGGCGCCGACCGCGCCCTGAAGGTGATCGCCACCCAGCCCTACGGGACTCTGCCGGCCGGCTGGCCCACGGGCGGTTTCGCCCAGCAGTTGTGGACGGTGGCCCAGTCGATCCAGTTCAACCTCGGACTGCGCTACGCCACGCTCGACCTGGGCGGCTGGGACACCCACGACGGCCAGGGCACCGCGGGCTCGGGCTGGAACTACTACCAGAACAAGATCAGCGAACTGTCGGCCGCGCTGACTGCCTTCCACGCGGCGCTGGACGCGAGCGGCCACATCGGCCGGGTGACGGTGGTCGTGCAGTCCGAGTTCGGCCGCCGCGTGCGCGCCAACGCCGCCGGCGGCACCGACCACGGCTACGGCAACCCCTTGCTGGTGCTGGGCGGCCCGGTCAACGGACGCCGCTTCTACGGCACCTGGTCGGGACTGGATCCGGAAGTGCTGTCGCCCTACTACGGCGACGTGCCGGTCACCACCGACTACCGGCGAGTGCTGTCGGAACTGCTGGTGCGCCGCATGGGCAATCCCTACCTGGGCCACGTGTTCCCCGGCTACGCGGGTTATTCGCCGCTGGGCATCGTCCAGGGCACGGACCTGGCCATCAAGTCGGGGCTGCATCCGGCCACCGCCGCGCCGTCGGCGATCGCACGGCCGGGGCGGCGCGCGCTGCCGGTGCATCGCGACGATGCGCTCGAGCGGTTCTGGAAGTTCCTGCAGTTCCTGATGTCGCGGGTGTAA
- a CDS encoding DUF1800 domain-containing protein produces MRPAVEVQRASFVRAVHSQRQLRELAVNFWHDHFNVTATEGEAGPVYVHFDRDVLRQHAFGNFRAMLEAVARSTSMLYYLDNADNTRAGPNENFARELLELHTMGAEHYLGFTDPFDIPPCPEDPTFPSGYCDIDVYETAAAFTGWTVKDGHWEFPSENDGNFVYRQAWHDAGPKFVLGKLLNPEQPAMKDGRDVLDRLAAHPYVARFICTKLVRRFVNDTPDPSLVTSAAAIFRQHWQSADQIERVLRHILTTGAVMNSWGYKRRRPFEAMVAAMRAMGCDWTLRLGHDKSNEFMWRMGYTGHLPYEWPAPNGYPDIASAWSGSNSQAMTWKMLNWLTETSDTGTPLAPILAVTRANVASWTANNLVDYWCGRLLGRLPTPARRQALVAFMAQNGAAASYVIEDTDAWNGNDLKRHYNHQRLRSMVSLILMSPEFLGL; encoded by the coding sequence ATGCGGCCGGCGGTGGAAGTGCAGCGCGCCTCGTTCGTGCGCGCGGTGCATTCGCAGCGCCAGCTGCGCGAGCTGGCGGTCAACTTCTGGCACGACCACTTCAACGTGACCGCGACCGAGGGCGAGGCCGGGCCGGTCTACGTCCACTTCGACCGCGACGTGCTGCGCCAGCACGCCTTCGGCAATTTCCGGGCGATGCTGGAGGCCGTGGCCCGCAGCACCTCGATGCTGTACTACCTGGACAACGCCGACAACACGCGCGCCGGCCCGAACGAGAACTTCGCCCGCGAGCTGCTCGAACTGCACACGATGGGCGCCGAGCACTACCTGGGCTTCACCGACCCGTTCGACATCCCGCCCTGCCCCGAAGACCCGACCTTCCCCTCGGGCTACTGCGACATCGACGTCTACGAGACCGCCGCCGCGTTCACCGGCTGGACGGTCAAGGACGGCCACTGGGAATTCCCGTCCGAGAACGACGGCAACTTCGTCTACCGCCAGGCCTGGCACGACGCCGGGCCCAAGTTCGTGCTCGGCAAGCTGCTCAATCCCGAGCAGCCGGCGATGAAGGACGGCCGCGACGTGCTCGACCGCCTGGCCGCCCACCCGTACGTGGCCCGCTTCATCTGCACCAAGCTGGTCCGCCGCTTCGTCAACGACACGCCCGACCCGTCGCTGGTCACCAGCGCGGCGGCAATCTTCCGCCAGCACTGGCAGTCGGCCGACCAGATCGAGCGCGTGCTGCGGCACATCCTCACCACCGGCGCGGTGATGAACAGCTGGGGGTACAAGCGTCGCCGTCCGTTCGAGGCGATGGTCGCGGCGATGCGCGCGATGGGTTGCGACTGGACGCTGCGGCTGGGCCACGACAAGAGCAACGAATTCATGTGGCGCATGGGCTACACCGGCCACCTGCCCTACGAATGGCCCGCGCCGAACGGCTATCCGGACATCGCATCGGCCTGGTCGGGCTCCAACAGCCAGGCGATGACCTGGAAGATGCTCAACTGGCTGACCGAAACCAGCGACACCGGCACGCCGCTCGCGCCGATCCTCGCCGTGACCCGTGCCAACGTGGCCTCGTGGACCGCCAACAACCTGGTCGACTACTGGTGCGGCCGCCTGCTGGGCCGCCTGCCGACGCCGGCGCGGCGCCAGGCGCTGGTGGCCTTCATGGCGCAGAACGGCGCGGCGGCCAGCTACGTCATCGAGGACACCGACGCCTGGAACGGCAACGACCTCAAGCGCCACTACAACCACCAGCGGCTGCGCAGCATGGTCTCGCTGATCCTGATGTCCCCCGAATTCCTGGGTCTCTGA
- the dinB gene encoding DNA polymerase IV, with protein sequence MDAFYASVEQRDDPTLRGRPVVVAWRGARSVVCAASYEARVFGVRSAMPAIRAERLCPQAVFVPPDFVRYKAVSRQVREIFARHTDLIEPLSLDEAYLDVTTTKTGLATATETAQAIRAAIREETALTASAGVASNKFLAKIASDWRKPDGQFVIRPHQALAFLEPLPVGRLPGVGKVTEARLAQLGIATVGDVRTIALEVLEGHFGRWGRRLHELSMGIDENPVESERPTMQISAEDTFEHDLPLEEIEPHIRRLAQKTWAGYERERQSRAGRIARTVVLKLKTADFRVLTRSLTPASVPASELQLADIACELRARVDLPHRTRYRLVGVGLSGFIDPDSSAEQSDLFAG encoded by the coding sequence ATGGACGCGTTCTACGCGTCAGTGGAGCAGCGCGACGACCCGACGCTGCGCGGACGCCCCGTCGTCGTGGCCTGGCGCGGCGCCCGCTCGGTCGTGTGCGCGGCCAGCTACGAGGCGCGGGTCTTCGGCGTGCGCTCGGCCATGCCGGCCATCCGCGCCGAGCGCCTGTGCCCGCAGGCTGTGTTCGTGCCGCCGGACTTCGTGCGCTACAAGGCCGTCTCGCGGCAGGTGCGCGAGATCTTCGCCCGCCACACCGACCTGATCGAACCGCTCTCGCTGGACGAGGCCTACCTCGACGTCACGACGACGAAGACCGGCCTGGCGACGGCGACGGAGACCGCACAGGCCATCCGCGCGGCGATCCGCGAGGAAACCGCGCTCACCGCCTCGGCCGGCGTGGCGTCCAACAAGTTCCTGGCCAAGATCGCCAGCGACTGGCGCAAGCCCGATGGCCAGTTCGTCATCCGTCCGCACCAGGCGCTCGCCTTCCTCGAGCCGCTCCCCGTCGGCCGCCTGCCCGGCGTGGGCAAGGTGACCGAGGCGCGGCTGGCGCAACTGGGCATCGCCACCGTCGGTGATGTGCGTACGATCGCCCTCGAAGTCCTGGAAGGCCACTTCGGCCGCTGGGGCCGCCGGCTGCACGAGCTGTCGATGGGCATCGACGAGAATCCGGTCGAAAGCGAGCGGCCGACGATGCAGATCTCGGCCGAGGACACCTTCGAGCACGACCTGCCGCTGGAGGAGATCGAGCCGCACATCCGCCGCCTGGCGCAGAAGACCTGGGCCGGCTACGAACGCGAGCGGCAGTCCCGCGCCGGACGCATCGCGCGCACCGTCGTGCTCAAGCTCAAGACCGCCGACTTCCGCGTGCTCACCCGCAGCCTCACGCCGGCCAGCGTGCCCGCCTCGGAACTGCAGCTGGCCGACATCGCCTGCGAACTGCGCGCCCGCGTGGACCTGCCGCACCGCACCCGCTATCGCCTGGTGGGCGTGGGCCTGTCGGGCTTCATCGATCCGGACAGTTCGGCCGAGCAGAGCGACCTGTTTGCGGGCTGA
- a CDS encoding DUF3298 and DUF4163 domain-containing protein: MRRIPRTRTASHPHSNPLPAAAARRIPAAVLAVLVLACTLPACRKEQPQAPGAPAPATSGAPAAPAAAPAMELKDVTEHTPDYIIGISYPAVATRYPGLAAELRRYSDAARAELMQAVQGREKGGSEAAYELVLPFSELHVSPQLVVVAVDGSSYTGGAHGAPLIGRWVWLPAQNRLLTAQDLVPDAKGWEAIAGLVREQLHTALSQRVDADELPAGERVEVLKSASKMIEDGTQPDPAHYSQFEPVVGSDGHIRAMRFVFPPYQVGPYSDGTQTVEVPAAALLPYVAPQYRGLFQST; encoded by the coding sequence ATGCGCCGAATCCCGCGCACACGCACTGCTTCCCACCCCCATTCCAACCCGCTGCCGGCAGCCGCCGCGCGGCGCATCCCCGCGGCTGTCCTGGCCGTGCTGGTGCTGGCCTGCACGCTTCCGGCGTGCCGCAAGGAACAACCGCAGGCGCCCGGGGCTCCGGCACCGGCGACCTCGGGCGCGCCTGCCGCTCCGGCCGCCGCACCCGCGATGGAGCTCAAGGACGTCACCGAACACACGCCCGACTACATCATCGGCATCAGCTATCCGGCCGTGGCGACCCGGTACCCCGGCCTGGCCGCGGAACTGCGTCGCTATTCGGACGCCGCGCGCGCCGAGCTGATGCAGGCGGTGCAGGGGCGTGAAAAGGGGGGCAGCGAAGCGGCCTATGAGCTCGTGCTGCCCTTCAGCGAACTGCACGTATCGCCCCAGCTGGTGGTCGTGGCCGTGGACGGCAGCAGCTACACCGGCGGTGCGCATGGCGCGCCGCTGATCGGACGCTGGGTGTGGTTGCCGGCGCAGAACCGCCTGCTCACCGCGCAGGACCTGGTGCCCGATGCGAAAGGCTGGGAAGCCATCGCCGGCCTGGTGCGCGAGCAGCTGCACACGGCGTTGTCCCAGCGCGTCGATGCCGATGAACTGCCGGCCGGCGAACGGGTGGAAGTGCTCAAGAGCGCGAGCAAGATGATCGAGGACGGCACCCAGCCCGACCCGGCGCATTACAGCCAGTTCGAGCCGGTGGTGGGCAGTGATGGCCACATCCGCGCGATGCGCTTCGTGTTCCCGCCCTACCAGGTGGGTCCGTATTCCGATGGCACGCAGACCGTCGAGGTACCTGCCGCGGCGCTGCTGCCTTACGTGGCGCCGCAGTACCGCGGCCTGTTCCAGAGCACCTGA
- a CDS encoding GNAT family N-acetyltransferase has product MASPEIHHDPVGHRFTAVVDGLEAEVAYRYEDDVLVISHTGVPRPLEGRGIASALVRAVFEFAREAGVRVRPACSYAAGWIEKHVQYADLLA; this is encoded by the coding sequence ATGGCTTCCCCTGAAATCCACCACGATCCGGTAGGCCACCGTTTCACCGCCGTCGTCGACGGGCTCGAGGCCGAAGTCGCCTACCGTTACGAGGACGACGTCCTGGTCATCAGCCACACCGGCGTGCCCCGGCCCCTGGAGGGACGGGGTATCGCCTCGGCGCTGGTGCGCGCGGTGTTCGAGTTCGCCCGGGAGGCCGGCGTGCGCGTGCGCCCGGCCTGTTCCTACGCCGCCGGGTGGATCGAAAAGCACGTCCAGTACGCCGACCTGCTGGCCTGA
- a CDS encoding CDP-alcohol phosphatidyltransferase family protein, producing MNEPSGTPRQSRHFSMIRGFHLADWFTLANAFCGTGAIFSAMRFLQDGVVRDLLIGMALIPAAFIFDALDGRVARWRQSSSTLGRELDSLADVISFGVAPAALAYACGLQGGWDWAVLSYFVGCGVSRLARYNVTAEQLSGGGDKVKYFEGTPIPTSLLLVVVLAVAAMQGAIGDQVWLGMIQLGPWQFHPLVLMFALSGSLMISKTLHIPKP from the coding sequence ATGAACGAGCCCTCCGGAACGCCCAGGCAGTCGCGCCATTTCTCCATGATCCGCGGCTTCCATCTCGCGGACTGGTTCACGCTGGCCAACGCGTTCTGCGGCACGGGCGCGATCTTCTCGGCCATGCGCTTCCTGCAGGATGGCGTGGTGCGCGACCTCCTGATCGGCATGGCGCTGATCCCCGCGGCCTTCATCTTCGATGCGCTCGACGGGCGCGTGGCGCGCTGGCGGCAGTCCTCCTCCACGCTGGGGCGGGAACTGGATTCGCTGGCCGACGTGATCTCCTTCGGCGTCGCCCCGGCCGCGCTGGCCTACGCGTGCGGCCTGCAGGGCGGCTGGGACTGGGCGGTGCTGAGCTATTTCGTCGGCTGCGGCGTCAGCCGCCTGGCGCGCTACAACGTCACCGCCGAGCAGCTGTCCGGCGGCGGCGACAAGGTCAAGTACTTCGAGGGCACGCCCATCCCGACCAGCCTGCTGCTGGTGGTCGTGCTGGCCGTGGCCGCCATGCAGGGCGCGATCGGCGACCAGGTGTGGCTGGGCATGATCCAGCTCGGCCCCTGGCAGTTCCACCCGCTGGTGCTGATGTTCGCGCTTTCGGGCTCGCTGATGATCAGCAAGACGCTGCACATTCCCAAGCCCTGA
- the phaE gene encoding class III poly(R)-hydroxyalkanoic acid synthase subunit PhaE: MAQNDFENLTRQYWTAWGDAMRTAGAPAQPAMPNWNDAMSWWSQMAKGAGSFPNTGVDDAVDRFNSQARDWYGQIQQLAARFAGQNAAPADIASAWKQMLGGQGMADLFKGMSGPGQHGVDQWMQQMAPLLQSMQRDGRSWLGLPAFGFAREHQERLQALAQAQLELQDKTNAYNALMAETMQLALRRFEDKLAERSEPGRQLTSARALFDLWIDAAEEAYAEIALSPRFRETYGEYVNAQMRVRGALQREVEQTCDLLGMPTRTEIDAAHRKIVQLEREVRRMRDALQREAPARAGTAADTQSASPSGTARPAEKPAKAAGPSTGKSTDKVGGKSAGKSNGKPAARKGSAR; this comes from the coding sequence ATGGCCCAGAACGATTTCGAGAACCTCACGCGCCAGTACTGGACTGCCTGGGGGGATGCGATGCGCACCGCCGGCGCGCCGGCGCAACCCGCCATGCCCAACTGGAACGACGCCATGTCCTGGTGGTCGCAGATGGCCAAGGGCGCCGGCAGCTTCCCCAACACCGGCGTCGACGACGCGGTGGACCGGTTCAACTCCCAGGCCCGCGACTGGTACGGGCAGATCCAGCAGCTGGCCGCGCGCTTCGCCGGCCAGAACGCGGCGCCGGCCGACATCGCCTCGGCGTGGAAGCAGATGCTGGGCGGGCAGGGCATGGCCGACCTGTTCAAGGGCATGTCCGGCCCGGGCCAGCACGGCGTGGACCAGTGGATGCAGCAGATGGCCCCGCTACTGCAGTCGATGCAGCGCGATGGCCGCAGCTGGCTGGGCCTGCCGGCCTTCGGCTTCGCCCGCGAGCACCAGGAGCGCCTGCAGGCGCTGGCGCAGGCGCAGCTGGAGCTGCAGGACAAAACCAACGCCTACAACGCCCTGATGGCCGAGACGATGCAGCTGGCGCTGCGCCGCTTCGAGGACAAGCTGGCCGAGCGCAGCGAACCGGGCCGGCAGCTGACCTCGGCACGCGCGCTGTTCGACCTGTGGATCGACGCGGCCGAAGAGGCCTACGCCGAAATCGCCCTGTCGCCGCGCTTCCGCGAGACCTACGGCGAGTACGTCAACGCGCAGATGCGCGTGCGCGGCGCCCTGCAGCGCGAAGTGGAGCAGACCTGCGACCTGCTGGGCATGCCCACGCGCACCGAGATCGACGCGGCGCACCGCAAGATCGTCCAGCTCGAGCGCGAAGTGCGGCGGATGCGCGACGCCCTGCAGCGCGAGGCCCCCGCGCGTGCGGGCACTGCAGCGGACACGCAGTCGGCATCGCCGTCCGGTACCGCGCGTCCCGCTGAAAAGCCCGCCAAGGCCGCCGGCCCGTCCACCGGCAAGTCCACTGACAAGGTTGGCGGCAAGTCCGCCGGCAAGTCCAACGGCAAGCCCGCCGCCAGGAAGGGGAGCGCACGATGA